In Lineus longissimus chromosome 13, tnLinLong1.2, whole genome shotgun sequence, one genomic interval encodes:
- the LOC135497793 gene encoding microtubule-associated protein 2-like, which produces MSLTTRSAPTPADSEYPYHLVYHDPNSEYRRHVNRSQPKVGSLDNVDHQPGGGNIKVANIPPRWDTTAKVGSLEKSNHEPGGGNVKIYHDYSSEYRKRTTRAQPKVGSLEKVAYVPGGGNVRVADIREKYDVTPRIEARNVGYTPRGGEKVIYHDYDAQYNKHTRRAQPMVGSLDRVNYVPGGGNTRVYKEKLQWNSLPKIGSLDNAHHRPGGGTKQVYSDRPRWASDSKIGSLDNAHHQPQGGNVKIYNDNPEWNTTSKIGSFDNINYRPGYGYIFKEKKYEKNGVDYDKGLYKRKRWWEDSMRSIPHNIRELEKRNLSR; this is translated from the exons ATGTCTCTAACAACAAGATCGGCACCTACCCCAGCAGATTCAGAATATCCCTATCACCTCGTGTATCACGACCCTAACTCGGAGTATCGGCGCCACGTGAATAGGTCACAGCCGAAAGTTGGATCTTTGGATAACGTTGATCATCAGCCTGGAGGAGGGAATATAAAGGTTGCTAATATACCTCCAAGATGGGACACAACGGCCAAGGTTGGGTCATTGGAAAAATCAAATCACGAACCTGGGGGTGGAAATGTGAAAATATATCATGACTATAGTTCAGAATACAGGAAGAGGACAACACGTGCTCAACCAAAAGTAGGTTCTCTCGAGAAGGTGGCGTATGTTCCTGGTGGTGGTAACGTTCGGGTTGCAGACATTCGGGAAAAGTATGATGTAACTCCACGGATTGAAGCGAGGAATGTTGGATACACGCCGCGGGGTGGTGAAAAAGTGATCTACCATGACTACGATGCACAGTACAATAAACACACACGGAGAGCGCAGCCGATGGTTGGTTCATTAGATAGGGTCAACTATGTGCCAGGAGGCGGAAACACGAGAGTGTACAAGGAGAAGTTGCAGTGGAACAGTTTGCCAAAGATTGGGTCTTTGGATAATGCGCACCATAGACCTGGTGGAGGAACAAAACAGGTTTATTCCGATCGGCCCCGCTGGGCGTCGGATTCCAAAATCGGCTCCTTGGATAATGCTCATCATCAGCCTCAAGGAGGCAATGTGAAGATATACAATGACAATCCAGAATGGAATACCACATCAAAGATTGGATCGTTCGACAATATCAATTACAGGCCTGGCTACGGATATATTTTCAAGGAGAAAAAATACGAGAAAAATGGCGTTGATTATGATAAGGGTCTATACAAGAGAAAACGCTGGTGGGAGG ACTCAATGAGAAGTATCCCTCATAATATTAGAGAGTTAGAGAAACGAAACCTGTCCAGATAA